gtgcataaaagtgttgaagtaagataattgaaaaatgaatatttaacgaaatattttatagtttatgtaaaattatgtcaaattaaagtataaaatatcttgtaaaccattcaattttcggcCATCCcagttttataactttttacgacaaatattatgagaaatcgatttatataaaaaaattaaagtggttccatttaaaaaaataaaaatgaccttcaaatctcagaagcgcttccatccaaggtcaaacaaatatccctatattttttccctcttcaaatcctacaacttttatttaaaaaattttattatttaactcggtgtttctgagatatttgagtggattgtttaaaatgggacaccttgtatttctcattactcttgatagcattgcaggcataataaatacaaaatatattttgtatttataaaaaattataaagtaagtaattttcccaactcgccaatatacgcgcaacgcgcaaaagtacaagtacagtgagtatacaaagtacagtaagtatatagatacaaaaatacagtgtcaactactgtaaattattttaacctgtaaataacaggtgtaaaaaaaagtggtacaatagggctccaggcgacgatccacttaaaaaaaaatcgaacgcgccataagtggaacctcaaaggtgatgcggaagaccactacttattaatagtattaataaaattaccaatctacatctatttaactgcagttttaatatgctactgtgttcctccactaatctccacagtacatgtaaatgtagttactgcagtaactcttgctaatatgcagtagtttaaaataaataattaaaagctttgcaggcgtgtaatcttttatgttgataaatgtaaaataacaagcatggctaaacgagtaaggcgaatggcaagaatattaaaaatctcgtgtttgaaaactgtgattttgtaactttttttccttttttgatatttattttaagtaaattattagataatgtttttggctaaaaaaaattattttacctttattaaaaatattcgcatatgttaaattagcactttgttgcaacattgtaaaataacttcatttttctattaacaatagcagatctgtattatttctaaaattgttagtttaatatatgcgaatattaataataaataaaaaatattatttttttgggcaaaaaaatattatctaataatttactatgttagaaacaaatgtggaaaaaagaaaaaaaagttgcacgaagcaggtttcgaacaggtgatctctaatattccagccactcgcctcagaatttcttttctgaatcagaaacgcttgcttttaacatgcaagtagcatgcatttatcgtctgttgtgccggctcggtggaagggagcgttcgctctcttccattggttgaacggccgagctcacacggatacgtgacgtagcgcttctgtaaggttgtgtgaggcagcggagccgggaccgctgtgggaaatatcgcatcactgctagagactgaggaggtgacggcgaaagtggagtatccgcgggccgcttggttgaaatgtgcggccgatgctgggactctgttttctttttacgcgccttgcgaggcagcgtGAGGAAAACTGCGAGACTATGTGTCTCTGGTTAGATTCTGCCGAGACAGAGTACGAGtcagttcaagggccctggagagagctcgccttgaagcgagtgagtgaggaaagatctgcggagcagctcttttatatcccttcgatcgaagcttgatcgcgagaaagctcttcaccgcctgcgcaacctggcggtgtcTCCGCAAGCTCATAATCGTAGACGGCCTGCGGcacgtagcggcgccgcggcgtattataccgcgtcagtgcagcggtgtggcggtgagccgccacaatattaataattgtttatttaacatttctttatcatgaattgtttattaaagattGCTTCAACTATACAAAAGGATACACACACCCATAGAtgtgttgaaatatttctatacaCAAGAATGGATATTTACTAATGATCGAGTACGCGAGATGATTGCAAAGTTCACGTCCAATGATCGTAAAAACTTTGATTGCGATATAAAGAATCTCAATTGGAAAGTTTACTTCAAGATGTATACGCGCAAACTGAGAGTGTATCTCATGAAGGATCCCTTGGACACTACCGCAAGCACGCGTCAAATGGCAAAGGTATgagattttcaaaatgtttcaaaaaactACGCGAAAACTTCTCTTTATTCATATACTCGAAaacaaactaaaaaattacCGTTTAGTTTTTGAtggcttttatttatatacatttatttccgaatcgcaattatgataaaaattcgttctgtaaaaatattgcaaaatttttagtgtccaatttgaagaaaaattaaatcatctttttaaaactttattttactgtatttctttataaatagggagtaatattaaatatagtacTTTAtgcttaatcttttattatccacttaaaaaaatatatatctaaacttGTGGATTATTCATATTACAGATTGTATTGGTGCCATCAAGCGTTAAAACTCGTGTTGACTTTGATCGACATGACGTTCTGCTGGTTAATCATATCTATGgtctttaaatgtttcaacgAAAACAAATGACGCAGGAACGTTATAAGGTAGGTTTTTTAACTTTCTGCTTTATACATATGATTGAGACGATTATTTGTCATTCAATTCTTTGAGAGAGAATCTACacggacaaaattttatatcaaaaattgctATGTACGACATTAACCGCGGACCATGAAGCCGTggactgaaaatttttactatgttacacatataaaaaacatagtaaaagtttttaaaattcctTCATAGTCCGCGGCTAttaccgtacatagtaatttctgatataaaattttcaccgtgtagttgtgtttttttcttaaaaataaaatattattttctaatgatTATTCCCgtatttttgaaacatatatcTTAGATTTTAAGATAGATAGATGAtgagtttatcaaaaatttgtgatgagtatattttaaaaattatagatgtatCAGGCTCTGatgattgttaaaatcaataaatttgataggagcgtaaagagccaacagccagatattcgtgcgaaggttatcgtgtattaatttataaccattgaacaatacattaaaaaacaaacgtttcagcctgtcatcaggcctttatcaatgttattacaaaattcaataaatacgcaacgcaaaaattaaatacaaaaaccgaagtaaaattgacataataaaCTGAAGAGTAGTTAAACCCACgttaaactgtaataaaaaagagccAAATGAGAAAATTCCCGTTAACAAATGAGCGCAAAccaaataaacagaaaaaagaaacaatttttacatacttgtgTTAAACATAGTAGAAAGCTCGTCCACACAAGATGGAACGAGGTAGGAGAAAAAACTTAGAACCATATAATGTGATGGTTGAAACCTCAATGTACGTGAtagaataacgataaattcaAGCGATGAAAGATTAGTGAGAGGGCGGtggagaagggggggggggggacggAAAGAACAAGGAGTATGGAGGGGAGGGTATAAGTACCTAGGAGGGGAAGACaggaattaatatatgaaaagaaaaacgatacaattataaagggggaaacaaattaataatgggGAGATAGGAGTCAGGTAACCGTTCTGTGTCATTTTGATTGTTCAAGCCTGCACGTTGTCTTTTTATGAACACCATTTCGGATATCAATCTCTTTCCATAAGAAGGTTCTCCGTCCAGAATTCTCACATTGTCCCAGTCAAAATCGTGAGAAAAATCCAATTTATGTTTGGATATAACAGAGGGGGAACAgctcttttttatatcattcttGTGTTCTTTGATTCTAGTATTAAGCTGTCTTTTTGTCTGACCCACGTAAGTTTTCTCACAATCTCGACATGATATCATGTAAACAACAtgacaatgtaaaaatttatttaaactgtcTTTCCCCGTCCGTATGAATTGTGTTGGATTGTTAGGAATTgaacatgataattttaaattgaagctTCTGGCTATGgagttaaaatctttataaaccGAAGGAATGTAAGGAATGGTAAAAAAAGTCTTAAAGTCAttattgtcataaatattgtttgaacaattactaattaaattaaagtcactagattttttatgaattaaaaacttaagcCTATTATGTAtagtcgaaaaaataaaattgataggaAAACAGTTATTAAGTAGGATATTGATTgcaattgtaaaattcttgtTATGAAATTCAGGatgagaaagtaaaaaaattctgtccGTTAAACTTATAATGGTCCCTTTTTTGTGCAATATCGGATGGTGggaatgataatttaataatctaccTGAAGAAGAAGGTTTCCGGAACCAGTCAAATGTGATAgtgttatttttcacaatcaGAGTTAAATCGAGGAAATTAATCCGATTGTCCACACCAACTTCCACAGTAAACTTTAGTCTCTCATGGTAGGAATTAAAAACgtcactaataaaatttatagaattgttAGGTGCAGCTAAAATGATATCGTCCACATAACGGTAATAAAAAGGTAACCTGAAAGGTAGTCTATCTAACGCACTGATTTCAAGGTCCTGTAGTACTAAGTCAGCAATCAATGGGGATAAAGGAGAGCCCATGGGGGTGCCATAagtttgtttgtaaattttgttgttaaaattaaaaaaagtggaGCTCAGTATCAAGCGGATGCCCTTCAGAAATTCATTAAGAGGGATGGAAGTATTTGGGGAAATTAAAACCCATCTGTTAGAAATGCTGTCAATAGCTAATTCTATGGGGATGTTCGTGAACATGGATACAACATCTAgggaaataatttgaaaatcgtCCCCAATAACAAATCCCTTCAATTTGTCAACAAAATCGAAACTATTTTCAATGTGGCTATCAGGAAAGGGTAaacttttttgaataattttatgaaaataaaccgAAAGAGCGTATAAAGGGCTATTGATGGAGGAAACTATAATTCTAAGTGGGAAACCAGGTTTGTGGATTTTTGGTAATCCATAGGCTCTAGGAAGGACGCCGTCACTTGTCATTaagaatctataaatattgtcctcaataaaattgtttctcttCCACCTcattaataagtatattttaagactattatcaaaaaaatattctttattaaagataattgttacttaaaaaaagaaaaataaaccgagtaattacttttcttagcaatagaatgatatttttctgtgtgtagAATGTATAagtaatagattttttaaatttaaaataaacgatattttttaaaaatgaatttagACATATGCGACAGcttttgaaaaagtttttttcttacatGCCTGTCGTTTATATAGGTGCAACGTCAAATATCTTAGtgacttatataaatagatcaCTTGGTCaacattgtaatttaaacTTCAAACATTATAGTATATCAGATGATGTTGAAGAACCAGTGATGTTAAGATTTTCAGCGtgtaacataaatatactTGTCGTTTTTTGTCGGATACTAtgtattatactatttttataaagattgtCCGACGTCATGAGAGACAAATGCTTAACATAAATCTGCgtgtctaattaattttacatcttaaaattagtttttttagaatgtatgagttagtattttttataagtaaaatattttttagttagtatttttataagtaaaatattttttaattaatattgtatttttataagtatcaatataattaaccCTTAGTTCCGACGGTTCTTTTCGGCACCTttaatcccgactcatgggtcgtttgcgtctttgcgttatttggatcagtaaaaacgctttaagaaatctgaaaaaattcatggaGCTTCTTTCAACCTTCAACTTGAAGTCccaatcataatatttcgataaaaattatttttttaggtagGGGATATGGCGCGTTCCGTACccgttttcaaaaattacagcactttgaaattttgctTGGGTCGAAAACGACCCATGAGTTGGAACTAAGggttaataaaatgtaattaatacatgtaatatattttattaatataatgataggcaaagtttaattttttaaaacaattgtgtATTCTACTTGTTTACTGAAAAAGTGGCATTGATACgtatgtacaaataaaatgtgtacGGATAAAATAGAGACTCatcatataagaaaatatattcacaaaaaatttacgcatttcttatattaatataaaaagttaaattttattaattatattttatttattaatataattaattttattaataataacattaatataattaacaaaatttaactttttatattaatacaagaaATGCGTAAATTTTTGTGAATCTAATTTCTTATATGATAAGTCTCTATTTTAtctgtacatattttatctgtACATACGTatcaatgcaatttttttcaataaacaagTAGAAtacgcaattatttaaaaaatttaaattttgcctatttatttagtataaaatattcacgtCACTCAATTTGTAGTTGTCTAAATGTTCCTGGAACTCCGAACAAATCGTGcggatttattatagaatttgttCGAAAAGATTCGTTGACTTTacgtttttcttcttttagaaACCAATCCCTCCGTTCGACTAGTTTTGCACGCCACATATCTGGAAACAcagctggttgaagtttggaacgttcctggaacgattttttaaaaatgatttgtcgctcttgtccttttgcagggagaaagttttgagacccacaaacaaagtacaaaagagaccgatccgatacatgcgtcggaagacacccttatacccgaaaaaccacccccaaaatcacttaaacaattctagccaagctaaaaatgacttgtcgctcttttccttctgcacagagaaagttccgaggccctcacacgacatgcaaaaaagaccgattcgatacatgcgtcggaagacacccttatacccaaaaaaccacccccaaaatcacttaaacaattctagccaagctaaaaatgacttgtcgctcttttccttctgcatggagaaagttccgaagcCCTCACacaacatgcaaaagagaccgatttgatacatgcgtcggaagacacccttatactcaaaaaaccaccccagaGCGTCTAAAAAATCCTCGCATAACAAAAAATAgcttgtcgctcttctcctttagCATAGAGAAAGTTCTGAGGTCCTCACATAACATACATAatagaccgatccgatacatgcgtcggaagacacctttatacccaaaaaaccaccaccaaaatcacttaaacaattctagccaagctaaaaatgacttgtcgctcttttttttctgcacGGAAAAAGTTCCAAaaccctcacacgacatgcaaaaaagaccgattcgatacatgcgtcggaagacacccttatacccgaaaaaccacccctaaaatcacttaaaccattctagccaagctaaaaatgacttgtcgctcttttccttttgcacggagaaagttccgaggccatcacacgacatgcaaaaaaaaccgattcgatacatgcgtcggaagacacccttatacccgaaaaatcacccccaaaatcacttaaatgATTCTCGCCAAgttaagggtgtcttccgacgcatgtatcaaatcggtcttttttgcatgtcgtgtgagggcctcggaactttctctgtgcagaaggaaaagggcgacaagtcatttttagcttggctagaatgatttaagtgattttgggggtggtttttcgggtataagggtgtcttccgacgcatgtatcgaatcggtcttttttgcatgtcgtgtgagggcctcggaactttctccgtgcagaaggaaaagagcgacaagtcatttttagcttggctagaattgtttaagtaattttgggggtggtttttcgggtataagggtgtcttccgacgcatgtatcgaatcggtcttttttgcatgtcgtgtgagggcctcggaactttctctatgcagaaggaaaagagcgacaagtcatttttagcttggctagaattgtttaagtgattttgggggtggtttttcgggtataagggtgtcttccgacgcatgtatcggatcggtctcttttgtactttgtttgtgggtctcaaaacttcctccctgcaaaaggacaagagcgacaaatcattttttaaaaatcgttccaggaacgttccaaacttcaatCAGCTGGAAACACAACAATATGAAAATTAGcttgtaaatattgaaaaaaaactttcatgactttttaatatttaaataatcaatactaataaaaatgacatttttaagtatagataaatttaaaaactagtttgttgattgaaataattatgtattattgcgagatataataattaaggtaacaattattttccatcaaacatataaaaatgttacgtatttattattttctaatgttttgtgattttgttattaaactgatagaattattgataaatgtatgtatatagaaTGTTGACGATATTTTACCTGTTAAAGCATCCATTGACGGCTGTTCACCGCCATAATCTATCGGCAGAATGGATTTTGGTATTTCTTTATACAATGATTCTATTCCGGATGTATGAATGTGTATCTGAATGAAATGGTAGCatagattaaaaatgtaaaaatttaactgtTTTAACAAAGACAAAACAGAtagtatttaacaaaatatatttctataaatttaatttatacttacTCTGCTGAAAAGTTTTGCCCTCAATATTGGTTTAGCCGCTTTCATGACTATATCAATAATGTGTGGTGCATTGATAAcataaattgcttttattcTTAAACCATATGCcatctaaataatttagaaaatataaattattttaaatataacacaatacaataaattattttcttattaaatattactataacAAGATTTTAATTACGTACCAGACAGGagtcacattttttaaataaaattggcgTAAACTTTATTACATGATTGATATTTGCACCGGCGCAATcccaaattataatattgttaataactATATTTGCTTCTATGCGCACTTCCATTGTCATTAAGCGATACCTGTAACATTAGCATATAACGTGCATTTTTTCTGCCTTCGGATAAagtcaaaagaaaatttttttatttattccgatTTTTACCATTTTAGCTTACTCTTACAACATGCGATTTActtgtgaataatttttttcatggaTTAAGTTATGAACAATTGCAATGCTcgacaatttaattttccgagaaataatatttgcggGATAAAATCGTATTCCTGCTTATTTACtgtgataatataattactcgTATCTTCTCCGTACGTTTACTTTACTTGATAGATTGATGTTAGGAATAGAGCAGATTGATAGCAAATTTGCTATCAATTTAGATACATAATCTGCCAATAATGCTAAACATTTTACTTATTGGTGCTACTTTGATACATTTACATACTGGGAATACAGTTACACATACGTACCGCACATCTACCCAAGCATCATATTTGGAGCCATCGTAATCTATTAGCCGGGATATATGTACTCTACATTTATCTGGCGTTAACACTGGCAAAGGGATGAATtgtctgaaataaatatttataaaaatatcatacgtGTTTGCAAgcacagaaataaatttcaaattattgtgCATACGTTTTTGCaattcttacaattatttgttaatatttgttactttatactataaaatcaaaattaaaatttttgaataatattttctacatttaaaatatacaagacaATATGt
This window of the Linepithema humile isolate Giens D197 chromosome 1, Lhum_UNIL_v1.0, whole genome shotgun sequence genome carries:
- the LOC105680014 gene encoding alpha-tocopherol transfer protein-like isoform X2, whose amino-acid sequence is MKLEMPTLQEVLEDNGGNKDLLLELLCKFRLWLNQQIHLPQDISDQRLKFFISTVKFDFEKATKCLDMLYTLHNLIPEIYDNLDPLSDDIKLYNTYLQFIPLPVLTPDKCRVHISRLIDYDGSKYDAWVDVRYRLMTMEVRIEANIVINNIIIWDCAGANINHVIKFTPILFKKCDSCLMAYGLRIKAIYVINAPHIIDIVMKAAKPILRAKLFSRIHIHTSGIESLYKEIPKSILPIDYGGEQPSMDALTDMWRAKLVERRDWFLKEEKRKVNESFRTNSIINPHDLFGVPGTFRQLQIE
- the LOC105680014 gene encoding alpha-tocopherol transfer protein-like isoform X1, producing the protein MYIFLINISTVPFNDLIFAHISSNLKETVITKVMKLEMPTLQEVLEDNGGNKDLLLELLCKFRLWLNQQIHLPQDISDQRLKFFISTVKFDFEKATKCLDMLYTLHNLIPEIYDNLDPLSDDIKLYNTYLQFIPLPVLTPDKCRVHISRLIDYDGSKYDAWVDVRYRLMTMEVRIEANIVINNIIIWDCAGANINHVIKFTPILFKKCDSCLMAYGLRIKAIYVINAPHIIDIVMKAAKPILRAKLFSRIHIHTSGIESLYKEIPKSILPIDYGGEQPSMDALTDMWRAKLVERRDWFLKEEKRKVNESFRTNSIINPHDLFGVPGTFRQLQIE